One window from the genome of Streptomyces cadmiisoli encodes:
- a CDS encoding LysE/ArgO family amino acid transporter, with the protein MSQALTAAAAGFGTGLSLIVAIGAQNAFVLRQGVRREAVLAVVGICALSDAALIALGVGGVGAVVVAWPGALTAVGWIGGAFLLGYGALAARRALRPGREAALRTDGEAAGSRRRAVLTCLAMTWLNPHVYLDTVFLLGSVAADQGPLRWTFGIGAATASLCWFAALGFGARLLGRWLSRPAAWRVLDGLVAATMIVLGVTLIAGS; encoded by the coding sequence ATGTCCCAGGCTCTTACCGCCGCCGCCGCAGGATTCGGCACCGGCCTCTCGCTCATCGTCGCCATCGGCGCCCAGAACGCGTTCGTCCTGCGTCAGGGCGTCCGCCGGGAGGCGGTCCTCGCCGTCGTCGGCATCTGCGCCCTGTCCGACGCCGCCCTGATCGCCCTCGGTGTCGGCGGAGTCGGCGCGGTGGTGGTGGCCTGGCCCGGCGCGCTGACCGCGGTCGGCTGGATCGGCGGCGCCTTCCTGCTGGGGTACGGCGCGCTGGCGGCGCGCCGCGCCCTCCGGCCCGGCCGGGAGGCCGCCCTGCGCACGGACGGGGAGGCCGCGGGGTCGCGCAGGCGGGCGGTGCTCACCTGTCTGGCGATGACCTGGCTCAACCCGCACGTCTACCTCGACACCGTCTTCCTGCTCGGCTCCGTCGCCGCCGACCAGGGCCCGTTGCGCTGGACCTTCGGCATCGGGGCCGCCACGGCCAGCCTGTGCTGGTTCGCCGCGCTGGGGTTCGGGGCCCGGCTGCTCGGCCGCTGGCTGTCCCGCCCGGCCGCCTGGCGGGTGCTGGACGGCCTCGTCGCCGCGACCATGATCGTCCTCGGTGTCACGCTCATCGCCGGAAGCTGA
- a CDS encoding MFS transporter, which translates to MDTSESSPEPQTATPVEAARGGWRRWAMDTRPLRRPAYRRLWGSTIVTAVGSQLTAVAVPKQIYDITGSSAWVGYASLAGLLPLVVFALWGGAVADSMDRRKLLLITNSGIAVTSVLFWLQALAGLDSVAVLMVLLATQQAFFGLNAPARNASIARLVPEHELAAANALGSTVMQTGLVAGPLLAGALIPVIGLPELYLIDALALCFAVWAVLRLPALPPLTTSSTRRAGLREIAAGFRYISLHKVLLLSFLADIVAMVLGMPRALFPQLAAQTYAPYGEGLALGLLFAAIPFGAVAGGLFSGTFSRARRHGWMVIGAVVAWGVAITGFGLSTSLWVAVAFLIAAGVADMVSMVFRGAILLSAATDEMRGRMQGVFTVVVAGGPRLADVLHGTAGSAFGPRTAVVWGGLLVVGVMLALAAAVPDLRRYRV; encoded by the coding sequence GTGGACACGAGCGAGAGCAGCCCCGAACCGCAGACCGCGACCCCGGTCGAGGCTGCCCGCGGCGGCTGGCGCCGCTGGGCGATGGACACCCGGCCCCTGCGGCGCCCCGCCTACCGGCGGCTGTGGGGCTCGACCATCGTCACGGCGGTCGGCAGCCAGCTGACCGCGGTGGCCGTGCCCAAGCAGATCTACGACATCACCGGCTCGTCGGCCTGGGTGGGGTACGCGAGCCTCGCCGGCCTGCTGCCGCTGGTGGTGTTCGCGCTGTGGGGCGGCGCGGTCGCCGACAGCATGGACCGCCGCAAGCTGCTGCTGATCACCAACAGCGGTATCGCCGTCACCTCGGTGCTGTTCTGGCTCCAGGCGCTCGCCGGTCTCGACTCGGTCGCCGTGCTGATGGTCTTGCTCGCCACGCAGCAGGCCTTCTTCGGACTGAACGCGCCCGCCCGCAACGCCTCCATCGCCCGGCTGGTCCCCGAGCACGAACTGGCGGCCGCGAACGCCCTCGGCTCGACCGTGATGCAGACCGGCCTGGTCGCCGGCCCGCTGCTGGCCGGCGCCCTCATCCCGGTCATCGGGCTGCCCGAGCTCTATCTCATCGACGCCCTCGCCCTGTGCTTCGCCGTCTGGGCGGTCCTCAGGCTCCCCGCGCTGCCGCCGCTCACCACGTCGTCGACGCGGCGCGCCGGGCTGCGCGAGATCGCCGCGGGGTTCCGTTACATATCCCTGCACAAGGTCCTGCTGCTGTCCTTCCTCGCCGACATCGTGGCCATGGTCCTGGGCATGCCCCGGGCCCTGTTCCCGCAACTGGCCGCGCAGACCTACGCCCCGTACGGGGAGGGCCTCGCCCTCGGTCTGCTCTTCGCGGCGATCCCGTTCGGCGCCGTGGCGGGCGGCCTGTTCTCGGGCACCTTCTCCCGGGCCCGCCGGCACGGCTGGATGGTGATCGGCGCCGTGGTCGCCTGGGGTGTCGCGATCACCGGCTTCGGGCTGAGCACCAGTCTGTGGGTCGCGGTGGCGTTCCTGATCGCCGCCGGTGTCGCCGACATGGTCTCGATGGTGTTCCGCGGCGCGATCCTGCTGTCCGCCGCCACCGACGAGATGCGCGGCCGTATGCAGGGCGTCTTCACCGTCGTCGTGGCGGGCGGCCCACGGCTCGCCGACGTCCTGCACGGCACCGCGGGCTCCGCCTTCGGCCCGCGTACGGCCGTCGTGTGGGGAGGACTGCTGGTCGTGGGCGTCATGCTGGCGCTGGCCGCGGCGGTCCCGGACCTGCGCCGGTACCGCGTCTGA
- a CDS encoding cyclic nucleotide-binding domain-containing protein, which translates to MTKATKLLTALPPPQRRRLMEVGREVSFAEDTRIFEAGGTADRFWVIRSGAVSLDQQVTSVQRVTVASLGSGDLLGWSWLFPPHRWDFGAVAFSPVRAYEFEAEPVLALCDEDPQLGMLLVRTVAEILAHRLEMTRGQLMEQYTVRRRGGGL; encoded by the coding sequence ATGACCAAAGCGACGAAACTGCTGACCGCCCTTCCCCCTCCGCAGCGCCGGCGCCTGATGGAAGTCGGCCGTGAGGTGTCCTTCGCCGAGGACACCCGGATCTTCGAGGCGGGCGGCACGGCCGACCGCTTCTGGGTCATCCGTTCCGGGGCGGTCTCGCTCGACCAGCAGGTCACGTCGGTCCAGCGGGTGACCGTCGCGAGTCTCGGCTCGGGCGATCTCCTGGGCTGGTCCTGGCTGTTCCCGCCGCACCGGTGGGACTTCGGCGCGGTGGCCTTCAGCCCCGTGCGCGCCTACGAGTTCGAGGCGGAGCCCGTGCTCGCGCTGTGCGACGAGGACCCCCAGCTCGGCATGCTGCTGGTGCGGACCGTCGCCGAGATCCTCGCCCACCGGCTGGAGATGACCCGCGGCCAGCTGATGGAGCAGTACACGGTGCGCCGGCGCGGCGGCGGTCTGTAG
- a CDS encoding ATP-binding protein produces MSRPADVRRAVRHAVVSRCRTTGTPCDEEVLADALLVASELTSNAILHGGGITDVDVDVDGRGVRVSVSDRSERLPVVAAGADAQERFRPGGRGWPIVCRLARDVMVAGLPSGGKRITAVVPLC; encoded by the coding sequence ATGTCTCGCCCCGCCGACGTCCGCCGGGCCGTCCGGCACGCGGTCGTGAGCCGCTGCCGGACCACCGGCACACCCTGTGACGAGGAGGTGCTCGCGGACGCGCTGCTCGTCGCGTCGGAGCTGACCTCCAACGCCATCCTGCACGGCGGCGGCATCACGGACGTCGACGTGGACGTGGACGGCCGCGGCGTGCGGGTCTCGGTCAGCGATCGCAGCGAACGGCTGCCCGTCGTCGCGGCCGGGGCCGACGCGCAGGAGCGATTCCGTCCCGGCGGCCGAGGCTGGCCCATCGTGTGCCGGCTGGCCCGGGACGTCATGGTGGCCGGGCTGCCGTCGGGCGGCAAGCGCATCACCGCCGTCGTGCCGCTGTGCTGA
- a CDS encoding SigB/SigF/SigG family RNA polymerase sigma factor: MLIDMSTSRHGTSDRSAASRRRRRRHDDAPDTARLFTRLHGLEEGPERDAVRDELVTVWLPMAHRIAGRFRDRGESLEDLRQVAALGLVKAIDRYDPDRGAFESYAVPTVTGEVKRHFRDRMWALRVPRRVQELRNKVRVARRELTQSPGAPEPSVADIAAHTGLTEDEVTAGMEALESFSTLSLDAELSTEDGYSLADTLGAPDASFDVVVDRESAKASLRNLPERERAILYMRFFEDMTQSRIADLLGISQMHVSRLISRSCARVRDEAMGRRGARRGDTAA, encoded by the coding sequence ATGCTGATCGACATGTCGACAAGCCGTCACGGAACCTCCGACCGCTCCGCCGCGAGCCGGCGTCGGCGCCGGCGCCATGACGACGCTCCCGACACCGCCCGCCTGTTCACCCGTCTGCACGGCCTGGAGGAAGGCCCCGAGCGGGACGCCGTGCGGGACGAACTCGTCACCGTCTGGCTGCCGATGGCCCATCGCATCGCGGGCCGGTTCCGCGACCGCGGCGAGTCCCTGGAGGATCTGCGCCAGGTCGCGGCGCTCGGCCTGGTCAAGGCCATCGACCGCTACGACCCCGACCGGGGCGCCTTCGAGAGTTACGCGGTTCCCACCGTCACCGGTGAGGTCAAGCGGCACTTCCGGGACCGGATGTGGGCGCTGCGCGTGCCCCGCCGGGTCCAGGAACTGCGCAACAAGGTGCGGGTCGCCCGCCGGGAGCTGACCCAGAGCCCTGGTGCGCCCGAGCCGTCGGTCGCCGACATCGCGGCCCACACCGGCCTGACCGAGGACGAGGTCACCGCGGGGATGGAAGCGCTGGAGAGCTTCAGCACCCTCTCGCTCGACGCCGAACTCTCCACCGAGGACGGCTACAGCCTGGCCGACACCCTCGGCGCGCCGGACGCCTCCTTCGACGTCGTGGTCGACCGCGAGTCGGCCAAGGCGAGCCTGCGCAACCTGCCGGAGCGCGAACGCGCCATCCTCTACATGCGCTTCTTCGAGGACATGACGCAGAGCCGGATCGCCGACCTGCTGGGCATCTCCCAGATGCACGTCTCCCGCCTGATCAGCCGCAGTTGCGCCCGGGTGCGGGACGAGGCCATGGGACGGCGCGGCGCGCGCCGCGGCGACACCGCGGCCTGA
- a CDS encoding NAD(P)/FAD-dependent oxidoreductase: MTRPRILVVGAGFAGVECVRRLERRLSPEEATVTLVTPFAYQLYLPLLPQVASGVLTPQSIAVSLRRSSKYRTRIIPGGAIGVDLKAKVCVIRTITDEIVDEPYDYIVLAPGSVTRTFDIPGLLDNAFGMKSLAEAAYVRDHVISQLDLADASHDPAERASRLQFVVVGGGYAGTETAACLQRLTSCAVRRYPRIDPGLIKWHLIDIAPRLMPELGEKLGLSAQEILRRRGVEVSLGVSIAKAGPEEVTFTDGRVVPTRTLIWTAGVVASPLIATLGAETVRGRLAVNAEMTLPGHDGVFALGDAAAVPDLAEGEEGAVCPPTAQHAMRQGKKVADNVIATLRAQPLKPYVHKDLGLVVDLGGRDAVSKPLGVELRGLPAQAVARGYHWSALRTNVAKTRVMTNWLLNAVAGDDFVRTGFQARRAAKLKNFEYTDAYLTPEQVRAHVDGTGRAG, translated from the coding sequence GTGACACGACCCAGGATCCTGGTGGTGGGCGCGGGCTTCGCGGGGGTGGAGTGCGTACGGCGTCTGGAACGCCGGCTCTCCCCCGAGGAGGCCACCGTCACCCTGGTGACGCCGTTCGCCTACCAGCTCTATCTGCCGCTGCTGCCCCAGGTCGCCTCCGGTGTGCTGACACCGCAGTCCATCGCCGTGTCACTGCGCCGCAGCAGCAAGTACCGCACGCGGATCATCCCGGGCGGAGCGATCGGCGTGGACCTGAAGGCCAAGGTGTGCGTGATCCGCACCATCACGGACGAGATCGTCGACGAGCCGTACGACTACATCGTGCTGGCGCCCGGAAGCGTCACCCGCACCTTCGACATCCCCGGGCTCCTGGACAACGCCTTCGGCATGAAGTCGCTCGCCGAGGCGGCCTACGTCCGTGATCACGTCATCTCGCAGCTGGACCTCGCCGACGCCAGCCACGACCCCGCCGAGCGCGCCTCCCGCCTCCAGTTCGTGGTCGTCGGCGGCGGTTACGCGGGCACCGAGACGGCGGCCTGTCTGCAGCGTCTGACCAGCTGCGCCGTCAGGCGGTATCCCCGGATCGATCCGGGCCTGATCAAGTGGCACCTGATCGACATCGCGCCTAGGCTGATGCCGGAACTGGGCGAGAAGCTCGGCCTCAGCGCGCAGGAGATCCTGCGCCGGCGCGGAGTGGAGGTCTCCCTGGGCGTCTCCATCGCCAAGGCGGGCCCCGAGGAGGTGACCTTCACCGACGGCCGGGTCGTGCCCACCCGCACCCTGATCTGGACGGCGGGCGTGGTGGCGAGCCCGCTGATCGCCACGCTGGGCGCGGAGACGGTGCGAGGGCGGCTCGCGGTGAACGCCGAGATGACGCTGCCGGGGCACGACGGCGTGTTCGCGCTCGGTGACGCCGCCGCGGTACCCGATCTGGCCGAGGGCGAGGAGGGCGCGGTCTGCCCGCCCACCGCCCAGCACGCCATGCGGCAGGGCAAGAAGGTCGCCGACAACGTCATCGCGACGCTGCGCGCCCAGCCTCTGAAGCCCTATGTGCACAAGGACCTCGGGCTCGTCGTCGATCTCGGCGGGCGCGACGCGGTCTCCAAGCCGCTCGGGGTCGAACTGCGCGGGCTGCCCGCCCAGGCCGTGGCCCGCGGCTACCACTGGTCGGCGCTGCGCACCAATGTCGCCAAGACCCGGGTCATGACCAACTGGCTGCTCAACGCGGTGGCCGGCGACGACTTCGTCCGCACCGGCTTCCAGGCCCGCCGCGCCGCCAAGCTGAAGAACTTCGAGTACACCGACGCGTATCTGACGCCCGAGCAGGTGCGGGCCCACGTCGACGGGACGGGCCGGGCCGGGTGA
- a CDS encoding fibronectin type III domain-containing protein, with product MPARTLRAAPAVLFLALALPACSATAPTPAPSQPLRAALVTPTDIDLNWTDGRPDVAGHVLEFATAETGPYTPLQYLARHVTTYRHPDLMPHTTFVYRLRAYRGPASAPVRVDLPPGKPTAADENSPHDWLPPRDRPGPRGARHALRTGSAAPGELRAVIKHANGIHFTWRDNSSDEDGFLLEIRRTGGGAYEPVAVLDPDVDSTGLITLPDEKHASYRVRALVLGERSQAVRLTTGE from the coding sequence ATGCCCGCGAGGACGCTTCGCGCAGCGCCGGCAGTGCTGTTCCTGGCACTGGCACTGCCGGCCTGCTCGGCCACGGCCCCGACGCCGGCCCCGTCGCAGCCGCTGCGGGCCGCGCTCGTCACCCCGACCGACATCGACCTGAACTGGACGGACGGCCGTCCGGACGTGGCGGGCCATGTCCTGGAGTTCGCCACCGCCGAGACCGGCCCCTACACCCCTCTCCAGTACCTGGCCCGGCACGTGACGACGTACCGTCACCCCGACCTCATGCCGCACACGACCTTCGTCTACCGGCTGCGGGCCTACCGCGGCCCCGCCTCCGCACCGGTCCGGGTCGACCTCCCGCCCGGAAAGCCCACCGCGGCCGACGAGAACTCCCCGCACGACTGGCTGCCGCCGCGGGACCGCCCCGGCCCGCGCGGCGCCCGGCACGCGCTGCGGACCGGCTCGGCGGCGCCCGGCGAGCTGAGGGCCGTGATCAAGCACGCCAACGGCATCCACTTCACCTGGCGGGACAACTCCTCCGACGAGGACGGCTTCCTGCTGGAGATCCGCAGGACCGGGGGCGGCGCCTACGAGCCCGTCGCGGTCCTCGACCCGGACGTCGACTCCACCGGGCTGATCACCCTGCCGGACGAGAAGCACGCGTCGTACCGGGTGCGCGCCCTCGTCCTCGGTGAGCGCTCCCAGGCAGTCCGGCTCACCACCGGGGAGTAG
- a CDS encoding ATP-binding protein gives MATEPRWDDTLPAQGIPPCTTGFAGEPHDVTGARLVAERYLRDLARVSPPASREHWHDVLLVVTELAANAVQYAPGPFRLRIRRTYDGVHVTLHDTSSTAPEPRPFRPSQGGGGIGWHLMQALCDQVSVVTDEQGKDVHAFMPW, from the coding sequence ATGGCAACCGAGCCGCGTTGGGACGACACACTGCCCGCCCAGGGCATCCCGCCCTGCACGACCGGGTTCGCGGGCGAGCCGCACGATGTCACGGGTGCGCGCCTGGTCGCGGAGAGATATCTGCGCGACCTGGCGCGGGTCTCCCCGCCCGCCTCCCGGGAGCACTGGCACGACGTGCTGCTGGTGGTGACGGAGCTGGCCGCCAACGCGGTGCAGTACGCGCCCGGACCGTTCCGGCTGCGGATACGCCGCACCTACGACGGTGTCCATGTCACCCTGCACGACACGAGCAGCACGGCGCCCGAGCCGCGGCCGTTCCGGCCCAGCCAGGGCGGCGGGGGCATCGGCTGGCACCTGATGCAGGCCCTGTGCGACCAGGTCAGCGTGGTGACCGATGAGCAGGGCAAGGACGTGCACGCGTTCATGCCCTGGTGA
- a CDS encoding AMP-dependent synthetase/ligase: MRDFALAPATVQPLTGGLADSLFETAARNPTLPLIAHRSDPSSEVWEEITAVELRDEVVDLAKGLVASGISPGHRVAIMARTRYEWTVLSYALWTVGAEVVPIHPTSSRDQVEWILRDAGCVAVVVEDEQGVMTVGSVCATLKGLRHVWQLDAGALEDLAARGEFLPAATVDSLRRIVLPDATAVIAYTSGTSGRQMGCALSHRGLASPCDTLLAGWGHTAAPPGEQGRILAFLPFSHVYGLMIQGLCIRGGLLMGHEPDLSAQAMSSALRSFRPTYFYGVPSVFEKIYKNFLRAAQQSGRGALFERAAETARDFAAATERQRLGRGSGPGLDLRLQHAVYERTVYRRLRSAFGGRVGRATSGGSPLSRELSLFYEGIGIYVHDGYGLTETSGGLTMQPLGREKSGTVGQALPGMEIRVAADGEIMVRGPAVFQGYVHDRMATRAALWAGWLATGDLGRLDSEGYLTITGRKKDVIITNSGKSVAPAALEQRLRMHPLVHQAVVVGDNRPCVGALITLDPEFLAHWQAGLMMQGDASVREAREENALREEVARAIAAANSTVSRSESIRVFRLLPEPFDVANGLLTPSMKLRRDAIVERYAAEIDVMYQTRSRPSGSGVPEEPAGWDDSDNVFR; encoded by the coding sequence ATGCGCGACTTCGCCCTCGCTCCCGCGACGGTCCAGCCGCTCACCGGCGGGCTGGCCGACAGTCTCTTCGAGACGGCGGCCCGGAATCCCACCCTTCCGCTGATCGCGCACCGCTCCGATCCCTCGTCGGAGGTCTGGGAGGAGATCACCGCGGTCGAACTGCGGGACGAGGTGGTGGATCTGGCCAAGGGCCTGGTCGCGTCGGGCATCTCGCCCGGTCACCGCGTCGCGATCATGGCCCGGACCCGTTACGAGTGGACCGTGCTCAGCTACGCCCTGTGGACGGTCGGGGCGGAGGTCGTCCCGATCCATCCGACGTCCTCACGCGACCAGGTCGAATGGATCCTGCGGGACGCCGGCTGCGTGGCCGTGGTGGTCGAGGACGAGCAGGGCGTCATGACGGTCGGCTCCGTCTGCGCCACGCTCAAGGGGCTGCGGCACGTGTGGCAGTTGGACGCGGGCGCGCTGGAGGACCTGGCCGCCCGGGGCGAGTTCCTCCCGGCGGCCACGGTCGACTCGCTGCGCCGGATCGTGCTGCCCGACGCCACCGCGGTGATCGCGTACACGTCGGGCACCTCGGGCCGGCAGATGGGCTGCGCCCTGAGCCATCGAGGCCTGGCGAGCCCCTGCGACACGCTCCTCGCCGGCTGGGGCCACACCGCCGCGCCGCCCGGCGAGCAGGGCCGGATCCTGGCCTTCCTGCCCTTCTCCCACGTGTACGGCCTGATGATCCAGGGCCTGTGCATCCGCGGCGGACTGCTGATGGGCCACGAACCCGATCTGAGCGCCCAGGCCATGTCGTCGGCGCTGCGCAGCTTCCGGCCCACCTACTTCTACGGCGTGCCGTCGGTGTTCGAGAAGATCTACAAGAACTTTCTGCGGGCGGCGCAGCAGTCGGGCCGGGGCGCGCTGTTCGAGCGGGCCGCGGAGACCGCCCGGGACTTCGCCGCGGCCACGGAACGGCAGCGGCTGGGCCGGGGGTCGGGGCCGGGACTCGATCTGCGGCTGCAACACGCGGTGTACGAGCGGACGGTGTACCGCAGGCTGCGGTCGGCGTTCGGCGGCCGGGTGGGCCGGGCGACGTCGGGCGGCTCGCCGCTCAGCCGTGAACTGTCCCTTTTCTACGAGGGCATCGGCATCTATGTGCACGACGGGTACGGGCTGACCGAGACCAGCGGCGGGCTCACCATGCAGCCGCTCGGCCGGGAGAAGTCCGGCACCGTCGGGCAGGCGCTGCCGGGCATGGAGATCCGGGTCGCCGCGGACGGCGAGATCATGGTGCGCGGCCCGGCGGTGTTCCAGGGCTACGTCCACGACCGGATGGCCACGCGGGCCGCGCTCTGGGCGGGCTGGCTGGCCACCGGCGACCTGGGGCGGCTGGACTCCGAGGGCTATCTGACGATCACCGGCCGCAAGAAGGACGTCATCATCACGAACAGCGGCAAGAGTGTCGCCCCGGCCGCGCTGGAGCAGCGGCTGCGGATGCATCCGCTCGTTCACCAGGCGGTGGTGGTGGGCGACAACCGGCCCTGTGTAGGAGCCCTGATCACCCTGGACCCGGAGTTCCTGGCGCACTGGCAGGCGGGGCTGATGATGCAGGGCGACGCGTCGGTGCGCGAGGCCCGGGAGGAGAACGCGCTGCGCGAGGAGGTCGCGCGCGCGATCGCGGCGGCGAACAGCACGGTGTCGCGGTCGGAGTCGATCCGGGTGTTCCGTCTGCTGCCCGAGCCGTTCGACGTGGCGAACGGGCTGCTGACGCCGTCGATGAAGCTGCGCCGGGACGCGATCGTGGAGCGTTACGCCGCAGAGATCGACGTGATGTACCAGACGCGCTCGCGGCCGTCCGGGAGCGGTGTTCCCGAGGAACCCGCCGGATGGGACGACTCGGACAACGTCTTCCGCTGA
- a CDS encoding glutamate--cysteine ligase 2 has protein sequence MRTVGVEEELLLVDPETGDPRARSAAVLAQAAQEEPDQDVFEKELHEQMLEFATHPQSDMAALRAEIGRCREEAARHAGEIGCTVAALATSPLPVSPSVGENRRYQWMARQYGIATQEQLVLGCHVHVSVADDEEGVAVIDRMRPWLAVLSALSANSPYWQGTDTSYSSYRSRVWQRWPSAGPTEVFGSAARYHRRVADMVATGAVLDEAMVYFDVRLSRRYPTVEVRVADVCLHADTAVLIAVLTRGLVETAAREWRAGREPAGHSVSLLRLAAWRAARSGLTGDLLHPAALRPAPAETVVRALLEHTGDALADSGDLDLARASCEALLRHGNGARVQRELLERTGRLRDVVVECVRRTQG, from the coding sequence GTGCGCACCGTCGGAGTGGAGGAGGAACTCCTCCTGGTGGACCCGGAGACGGGTGACCCCCGGGCCCGGTCCGCCGCCGTGCTCGCCCAGGCCGCGCAGGAGGAACCGGACCAGGACGTGTTCGAGAAGGAACTCCACGAGCAGATGCTGGAGTTCGCCACGCACCCGCAGTCCGACATGGCCGCCCTCCGCGCGGAGATCGGCCGGTGCCGCGAGGAGGCCGCCCGGCACGCCGGCGAGATCGGCTGCACCGTGGCGGCGCTCGCCACGTCGCCGCTGCCCGTCAGCCCCTCCGTCGGCGAGAACCGGCGCTACCAGTGGATGGCGCGGCAGTACGGGATCGCCACCCAGGAACAGCTCGTGCTCGGCTGTCACGTCCATGTGTCGGTCGCGGACGACGAGGAGGGCGTGGCGGTGATCGACCGGATGCGCCCGTGGCTCGCGGTGCTGTCGGCGCTGAGCGCCAACTCCCCCTACTGGCAGGGCACGGACACCAGTTACAGCAGCTACCGCAGCCGGGTCTGGCAGCGCTGGCCGTCGGCCGGGCCCACGGAGGTGTTCGGCTCGGCCGCGCGCTATCACCGGCGGGTCGCGGACATGGTGGCCACCGGTGCCGTCCTCGACGAGGCGATGGTCTACTTCGACGTCCGGCTGTCCCGTCGCTATCCGACGGTGGAGGTCCGGGTCGCGGACGTGTGTCTGCACGCGGACACCGCCGTCCTGATCGCGGTCCTGACCCGGGGGCTGGTCGAGACGGCCGCGCGCGAATGGCGCGCCGGGCGGGAGCCGGCCGGGCACAGTGTGAGCCTGCTCCGGCTGGCGGCCTGGCGGGCCGCCCGCTCGGGGCTGACCGGGGACCTCCTCCACCCGGCGGCGCTGCGCCCCGCGCCCGCCGAAACGGTCGTCCGGGCGCTGCTGGAGCACACCGGGGACGCGCTCGCCGACAGCGGGGACCTCGATCTCGCGCGGGCGTCCTGCGAGGCGCTGCTGCGGCACGGCAACGGCGCCCGCGTACAGCGTGAGCTGCTGGAACGCACCGGGCGGCTGCGGGACGTCGTCGTGGAGTGCGTACGCCGCACGCAGGGCTGA